In Gulosibacter molinativorax, a single window of DNA contains:
- the rplS gene encoding 50S ribosomal protein L19 → MSNIIDEINAESLREVPDFRPGDTVKVHVNIVEGTRSRVQVFQGIVIGRQGAGVSETFTVRKISFQVGVERMFPVHSPIIEKIEVVSRGQVRRAKLYYLRDLRGKAAKIREKREN, encoded by the coding sequence ATGAGCAACATCATTGACGAAATCAACGCGGAATCGCTCCGCGAGGTACCCGACTTCCGTCCGGGTGACACCGTCAAGGTACACGTAAACATCGTTGAAGGTACGCGTTCGCGTGTCCAGGTATTCCAGGGCATCGTGATCGGTCGCCAGGGCGCCGGTGTTTCGGAGACCTTCACCGTTCGTAAGATCAGCTTCCAGGTTGGTGTCGAGCGTATGTTCCCCGTGCACTCGCCGATCATCGAGAAGATCGAGGTCGTCAGCCGCGGTCAGGTTCGCCGCGCGAAGCTGTACTACCTCCGCGACCTCCGCGGTAAGGCAGCGAAGATCCGCGAGAAGCGCGAGAACTAA
- the lepB gene encoding signal peptidase I yields MPVPEIPDDDELIPDVIRHSHGPRHRVRVGTGVDDNGNVVHRNTVGLFLRDLLVIAALALVISMVVKTFLLRPFYIPSASMHDTLVEEDRVLVNLLVPKLFELHRGDIVVFEDPGGWMPVTTPPPKDPITAVGDGILEAVGLKPEDSTNHLIKRIIGLPGDHIVCCNAYGQLVINDVPVQEPYVVFGDNTAASGIEFDVTVPKDSIWVMGDNRYNSQDSRAHQDLPTGGFVPYSDIVGQAFAINWPANRMQFLDSHPEVFTDVPSRDPNE; encoded by the coding sequence TTGCCAGTCCCCGAAATCCCGGATGACGACGAACTCATTCCCGACGTCATCCGGCACTCTCACGGTCCGCGTCACCGTGTACGTGTTGGCACCGGGGTCGACGACAACGGCAACGTCGTCCACCGCAACACGGTCGGACTCTTCCTTCGGGACCTCCTCGTCATCGCCGCGCTGGCGCTCGTCATCTCGATGGTCGTCAAGACCTTCCTCTTGCGACCCTTCTACATCCCGTCGGCCTCGATGCACGACACCCTGGTCGAGGAAGACCGCGTGCTCGTGAACCTCCTCGTGCCGAAGCTCTTCGAGCTGCACCGCGGCGACATCGTCGTGTTCGAGGATCCGGGTGGGTGGATGCCCGTGACCACGCCGCCACCGAAGGACCCGATCACCGCGGTCGGCGACGGGATCCTTGAGGCCGTGGGGCTGAAGCCCGAGGACTCCACCAATCACCTCATCAAGCGCATCATCGGGCTTCCGGGCGACCACATCGTGTGCTGCAACGCGTACGGTCAGCTCGTGATCAACGACGTGCCGGTTCAGGAACCGTACGTCGTGTTCGGCGACAACACCGCCGCTTCCGGAATCGAGTTCGACGTGACCGTGCCGAAGGACTCCATTTGGGTGATGGGCGACAACCGCTACAACTCGCAGGACTCGCGCGCGCACCAGGATCTTCCCACCGGCGGTTTCGTGCCGTATAGCGACATCGTCGGCCAGGCTTTCGCGATCAACTGGCCCGCGAACCGGATGCAGTTCCTCGACAGCCATCCCGAGGTGTTCACCGACGTGCCAAGTCGGGACCCGAACGAATGA